The Ananas comosus cultivar F153 linkage group 24, ASM154086v1, whole genome shotgun sequence DNA window gaaagtgtgagataaatCTCAGTTAAGTCAGGATTATACAGCGAAAAAAGCGAGATTCTCATACTGTTAACTATTGTAAGTGAAGTGCAGCTCACCACAAGATCAAtttaggctagcgagatgagtcttaCATCGTATATAAGTCTGAGCCTAACGCGAACGTTAGaacttaagaaagaaaaaatataagattctagatagttctatatataacatatatataatagggctaagaGTCTTAACCCGATTTAATATTTTAGATGTTGACTAGccctaaggctgcgtttggttcggggattaAAAACTttggtataaatttttttaaccctaGGATAGCTTGTTATTCCAGAATACTTAGGAATAAATGTAAATACCGTTTGGTTGGTAAAGCTGGTATTCTAAGGATTAGCTGaaattgtgtttggttaatttggTGGAATAGTTGAGAATAGTGAAAAGAGATgaatgttatattttttatatacctATTTTGCCCTTGGGTGCTCTTTCATATATATGGTTAATAATACACATACAAGTACATGTTGGTttagaaaatttgataaattgataaacttttttatttatttggttataatgttaagttaattaatatgttttttaaaatatattctacTTGTTACGAAATCTCAACAATACATAACAAAATTAGATGTACGGccaatcgattttttttttaattgtagcAAAGTTGTAAGAGACGAAATTATTTAGTTACATCATTCGACATTATAACAAAGCATAATTCTcatttaaaatattctaacaCAATCAGTTTGCAAAACTGATGCAGAgaactaaaagttaaaatacaACTCCAATCAACAAACATACCAATTAACTAAAAcaaaatttgtatattaaaattaatcaaagCATTTTACGGCTGAAAGTAATCAGTGCAAACATAACATAACTTAACTTCCAATTACAAAGATATGGAAAACAGCACGCAATAACTTCAGTTTAAAGACACAGCACATAAgttgagaaggaaaaaaaaaagcataaagtaaaaaacaaatttacatCATTCTCAATATTTTCCTCCTATCTATTGTTCCAAAGTTGCCCTGTTATCATAGTGCGAAGGGCGTCTCCTCTCCGAGACTCGTCTGGCCCAACAGGAGCTGATGATTCATCAAGTGTGTCGTCCATCGGCAATGAGTCCATTTGCATGTTGAAGTACCTATCGGTCCCTTGGTGTCTTTTGATGAAATTGTGTATGACACAACATGCGAGGGCAATGCGACACTGCACCTTGTAGGGAAATGGTGTTGCTTGTCGAAGCACCTTGAACCGCCTCTTTAGGATCCCAAAAGCTTTCTCAACTACGTTTCGCAATTGAGCATGACGATGATTATATAAATCTCGAGGTCCTCGATGCCTTCGGGCTTGTGCATTTACATCAAATTGGCTCAAGTGATATCGTTCCCCTCGATAGGGCGCGAGGAAGTGATCAGTATTCGCATATCCAGAATCAACAAGATAATATTTTCCTACACACACCAGAACACTTTATGAAAATTAGACAAATGATAAGCTGAGAAACACATCACCTTGCAAATCATTACTGACCTTCCGGGACAGCGAAACCGCCACTCTCGCAACACCATCGCAGTACCCTCATATCAGCTGCAGAACCCTCCCACCCGGTGCACACAAATAGAAACTGATGGTCAAACGAGCATGCGGCCATCATGTTCTGAGAAGTAAATCCTTTTCGACACCGATATCTTGGTTGCTTATGCTTCCGTACAACCACCGGTANtgttgcctcctttggacctggtgggtcgagctcttcccttgggtggccgtacccactgggaactatatttatatagttctcacccccgtgttgttttgggggtacaggttgcacgtgagcggcgcggcggcgcgaggacagggcgtagctacgtagatagcgccctaccaccgagaccagagatagaagtaCCCTGACGAAG harbors:
- the LOC109728791 gene encoding uncharacterized protein LOC109728791, encoding MMAACSFDHQFLFVCTGWEGSAADMRVLRWCCESGGFAVPEGKYYLVDSGYANTDHFLAPYRGERYHLSQFDVNAQARRHRGPRDLYNHRHAQLRNVVEKAFGILKRRFKVLRQATPFPYKVQCRIALACCVIHNFIKRHQGTDRYFNMQMDSLPMDDTLDESSAPVGPDESRRGDALRTMITGQLWNNR